From a region of the Vidua macroura isolate BioBank_ID:100142 chromosome 25, ASM2450914v1, whole genome shotgun sequence genome:
- the TCEA3 gene encoding transcription elongation factor A protein 3 isoform X4, which translates to MGPAEELVRIAKKLDKMVARKSTEGALDLLKSLTGYTMTIQLLQTTRIGVAVNSVRKHCSDEEVVASAKILIKNWKRLLESTTTKKEKDADRKKEKDTDGDKEKKGLDVSSCPSEGVKHSKDTAEKHREKHKERKPSKCDSHATTTQGHSANSSLERESSDGRSPTASSKKSPLDGKKERACPARRASTDSRSSTFSSSSSSSQKRLSGERRASVGTSLSPAPTSSQRNSSDSNEERCPCRANSSKVKAEVPRSPTSPSFSASPCFLAPCYLTGDSVRDKCIEMLTAALRMDDDYKEFSVNCEKMASEIEDHIFQELKSTDMKYRNRVRSRISNLKDPKNPGLRRNVLCGAIEPSLIARMTAEEMASDELKQLRNAMTQEAIREHQMAKTGGTVTDLFQCGKCKKKNCTYNQVQTRSADEPMTTFVLCNECGNRWKVCNHLGRGFGQPTPFLAFRGSRAP; encoded by the exons ATGGGGCCCGCTGAGGAGCTGGTCCGGATTGCCAAGAAACTGGATAAGATGGTGGCCAGGAAGAGCACG GAAGGGGCACTGGATCTGCTCAAATCCCTTACTGGCTACACCATGAccatccagctgctccag ACCACACGGATTGGAGTGGCTGTGAACTCAGTGAGGAAACATTGCTCAGATGAAGAGGTGGTAGCCTCAGCCAAAATTCTCATCAAAAACTGGAAGCGGCTTCTGG AAtccaccaccacaaaaaaagagaaggatgcagataggaagaaggagaaggacacAGATGGAGACAAGGAGAAGAAGGGGCTGGATGTTTCCAGCTGCCCTAGTGAAGGGGTGAAGCACAGCAAGGATACAGCTGAGAAGCACAGGGAGAAGCACAAGGAGAG GAAGCCCAGCAAGTGTGACTCTCATGCCACCACCACCCAGGGCCACTCTGCCaattccagcctggagag AGAGTCCAGTGATGGCCGGAGCCCCACTGCGTCCTCCAAGAAATCACCTCTGGACGGCAAGAAAGAGAg GGCTTGTCCTGCCAGGAGAGCCTCTACTGACTCCAGGTCCTcaaccttctcctcctcctcctcctcctcacagaaGAGACTGTCAGGGGAGAG gagagcctCTGTGGGCACCAGCCTCTCTCCAGCTCCCACCAGCTCCCAGAGAAACTCCAGTGACAGCAATGAGGAAAG GTGCCCCTGCAGAGCCAACAGCAGCAAGGTCAAAGCCGAGGTGCCACGAAGCCCCACCAGCCCCTCCTTCTCTGCCAGCccctgtttcctggccccctGCTATCTCACAGGGGACTCGGTGCGGGACAAGTGCATCGAGATGCTGACGGCTGCACTGCGCATGGATG ATGACTACAAGGAGTTCAGTGTCAACTGCGAGAAGATGGCATCGGAGATTGAAGACCATATC TTCCAGGAGCTGAAGAGCACAGACATGAAGTATCGCAACCGGGTGCGGAGCAGGATCAGCAACCTGAAGGACCCCAAGAACCCTGGTCTGCGGAGGAATGTGCTGTGTGGGGCCATCGAGCCCAGCCTCATCGCCCGCATGACTGCTGAG GAGATGGCCAGTGATGAGCTGAAGCAGCTGCGGAATGCCATGACCCAGGAGGCCATCCGGGAGCACCAGATGGCCAAGACAGGTGGCACTGTCACCGACCTTTTCCAGTGTGGCAAATGCAAGAAGAAGAACTGCACGTACAACCAG GTACAGACACGCAGCGCCGATGAGCCCATGACAACATTCGTGCTGTGCAATGAGTGTGGGAACCGCTGGAAGGTCTGTAACCATCTGGGGAGAGGCTTTGGGCAACCCACCCCTTTCCTAGCCTTCAGGGGTAGCAGAGCCCCCTGA
- the TCEA3 gene encoding transcription elongation factor A protein 3 isoform X3, translated as MGPAEELVRIAKKLDKMVARKSTEGALDLLKSLTGYTMTIQLLQTTRIGVAVNSVRKHCSDEEVVASAKILIKNWKRLLESTTTKKEKDADRKKEKDTDGDKEKKGLDVSSCPSEGVKHSKDTAEKHREKHKERKPSKCDSHATTTQGHSANSSLERESSDGRSPTASSKKSPLDGKKERACPARRASTDSRSSTFSSSSSSSQKRLSGERRASVGTSLSPAPTSSQRNSSDSNEERCPCRANSSKVKAEVPRSPTSPSFSASPCFLAPCYLTGDSVRDKCIEMLTAALRMDDDYKEFSVNCEKMASEIEDHIFQELKSTDMKYRNRVRSRISNLKDPKNPGLRRNVLCGAIEPSLIARMTAEEMASDELKQLRNAMTQEAIREHQMAKTGGTVTDLFQCGKCKKKNCTYNQVQTRSADEPMTTFVLCNECGNRWKFC; from the exons ATGGGGCCCGCTGAGGAGCTGGTCCGGATTGCCAAGAAACTGGATAAGATGGTGGCCAGGAAGAGCACG GAAGGGGCACTGGATCTGCTCAAATCCCTTACTGGCTACACCATGAccatccagctgctccag ACCACACGGATTGGAGTGGCTGTGAACTCAGTGAGGAAACATTGCTCAGATGAAGAGGTGGTAGCCTCAGCCAAAATTCTCATCAAAAACTGGAAGCGGCTTCTGG AAtccaccaccacaaaaaaagagaaggatgcagataggaagaaggagaaggacacAGATGGAGACAAGGAGAAGAAGGGGCTGGATGTTTCCAGCTGCCCTAGTGAAGGGGTGAAGCACAGCAAGGATACAGCTGAGAAGCACAGGGAGAAGCACAAGGAGAG GAAGCCCAGCAAGTGTGACTCTCATGCCACCACCACCCAGGGCCACTCTGCCaattccagcctggagag AGAGTCCAGTGATGGCCGGAGCCCCACTGCGTCCTCCAAGAAATCACCTCTGGACGGCAAGAAAGAGAg GGCTTGTCCTGCCAGGAGAGCCTCTACTGACTCCAGGTCCTcaaccttctcctcctcctcctcctcctcacagaaGAGACTGTCAGGGGAGAG gagagcctCTGTGGGCACCAGCCTCTCTCCAGCTCCCACCAGCTCCCAGAGAAACTCCAGTGACAGCAATGAGGAAAG GTGCCCCTGCAGAGCCAACAGCAGCAAGGTCAAAGCCGAGGTGCCACGAAGCCCCACCAGCCCCTCCTTCTCTGCCAGCccctgtttcctggccccctGCTATCTCACAGGGGACTCGGTGCGGGACAAGTGCATCGAGATGCTGACGGCTGCACTGCGCATGGATG ATGACTACAAGGAGTTCAGTGTCAACTGCGAGAAGATGGCATCGGAGATTGAAGACCATATC TTCCAGGAGCTGAAGAGCACAGACATGAAGTATCGCAACCGGGTGCGGAGCAGGATCAGCAACCTGAAGGACCCCAAGAACCCTGGTCTGCGGAGGAATGTGCTGTGTGGGGCCATCGAGCCCAGCCTCATCGCCCGCATGACTGCTGAG GAGATGGCCAGTGATGAGCTGAAGCAGCTGCGGAATGCCATGACCCAGGAGGCCATCCGGGAGCACCAGATGGCCAAGACAGGTGGCACTGTCACCGACCTTTTCCAGTGTGGCAAATGCAAGAAGAAGAACTGCACGTACAACCAG GTACAGACACGCAGCGCCGATGAGCCCATGACAACATTCGTGCTGTGCAATGAGTGTGGGAACCGCTGGAAG tTCTGCTGA
- the TCEA3 gene encoding transcription elongation factor A protein 3 isoform X2 has protein sequence MGPAEELVRIAKKLDKMVARKSTTTRIGVAVNSVRKHCSDEEVVASAKILIKNWKRLLESTTTKKEKDADRKKEKDTDGDKEKKGLDVSSCPSEGVKHSKDTAEKHREKHKERKPSKCDSHATTTQGHSANSSLERESSDGRSPTASSKKSPLDGKKERACPARRASTDSRSSTFSSSSSSSQKRLSGERRASVGTSLSPAPTSSQRNSSDSNEERCPCRANSSKVKAEVPRSPTSPSFSASPCFLAPCYLTGDSVRDKCIEMLTAALRMDDDYKEFSVNCEKMASEIEDHIFQELKSTDMKYRNRVRSRISNLKDPKNPGLRRNVLCGAIEPSLIARMTAEEMASDELKQLRNAMTQEAIREHQMAKTGGTVTDLFQCGKCKKKNCTYNQVQTRSADEPMTTFVLCNECGNRWKVCNHLGRGFGQPTPFLAFRGSRAP, from the exons ATGGGGCCCGCTGAGGAGCTGGTCCGGATTGCCAAGAAACTGGATAAGATGGTGGCCAGGAAGAGCACG ACCACACGGATTGGAGTGGCTGTGAACTCAGTGAGGAAACATTGCTCAGATGAAGAGGTGGTAGCCTCAGCCAAAATTCTCATCAAAAACTGGAAGCGGCTTCTGG AAtccaccaccacaaaaaaagagaaggatgcagataggaagaaggagaaggacacAGATGGAGACAAGGAGAAGAAGGGGCTGGATGTTTCCAGCTGCCCTAGTGAAGGGGTGAAGCACAGCAAGGATACAGCTGAGAAGCACAGGGAGAAGCACAAGGAGAG GAAGCCCAGCAAGTGTGACTCTCATGCCACCACCACCCAGGGCCACTCTGCCaattccagcctggagag AGAGTCCAGTGATGGCCGGAGCCCCACTGCGTCCTCCAAGAAATCACCTCTGGACGGCAAGAAAGAGAg GGCTTGTCCTGCCAGGAGAGCCTCTACTGACTCCAGGTCCTcaaccttctcctcctcctcctcctcctcacagaaGAGACTGTCAGGGGAGAG gagagcctCTGTGGGCACCAGCCTCTCTCCAGCTCCCACCAGCTCCCAGAGAAACTCCAGTGACAGCAATGAGGAAAG GTGCCCCTGCAGAGCCAACAGCAGCAAGGTCAAAGCCGAGGTGCCACGAAGCCCCACCAGCCCCTCCTTCTCTGCCAGCccctgtttcctggccccctGCTATCTCACAGGGGACTCGGTGCGGGACAAGTGCATCGAGATGCTGACGGCTGCACTGCGCATGGATG ATGACTACAAGGAGTTCAGTGTCAACTGCGAGAAGATGGCATCGGAGATTGAAGACCATATC TTCCAGGAGCTGAAGAGCACAGACATGAAGTATCGCAACCGGGTGCGGAGCAGGATCAGCAACCTGAAGGACCCCAAGAACCCTGGTCTGCGGAGGAATGTGCTGTGTGGGGCCATCGAGCCCAGCCTCATCGCCCGCATGACTGCTGAG GAGATGGCCAGTGATGAGCTGAAGCAGCTGCGGAATGCCATGACCCAGGAGGCCATCCGGGAGCACCAGATGGCCAAGACAGGTGGCACTGTCACCGACCTTTTCCAGTGTGGCAAATGCAAGAAGAAGAACTGCACGTACAACCAG GTACAGACACGCAGCGCCGATGAGCCCATGACAACATTCGTGCTGTGCAATGAGTGTGGGAACCGCTGGAAGGTCTGTAACCATCTGGGGAGAGGCTTTGGGCAACCCACCCCTTTCCTAGCCTTCAGGGGTAGCAGAGCCCCCTGA
- the TCEA3 gene encoding transcription elongation factor A protein 3 isoform X1 → MGPAEELVRIAKKLDKMVARKSTEGALDLLKSLTGYTMTIQLLQTTRIGVAVNSVRKHCSDEEVVASAKILIKNWKRLLESTTTKKEKDADRKKEKDTDGDKEKKGLDVSSCPSEGVKHSKDTAEKHREKHKERKPSKCDSHATTTQGHSANSSLERESSDGRSPTASSKKSPLDGKKERRASTDSRSSTFSSSSSSSQKRLSGERRASVGTSLSPAPTSSQRNSSDSNEERCPCRANSSKVKAEVPRSPTSPSFSASPCFLAPCYLTGDSVRDKCIEMLTAALRMDDDYKEFSVNCEKMASEIEDHIFQELKSTDMKYRNRVRSRISNLKDPKNPGLRRNVLCGAIEPSLIARMTAEEMASDELKQLRNAMTQEAIREHQMAKTGGTVTDLFQCGKCKKKNCTYNQVQTRSADEPMTTFVLCNECGNRWKVCNHLGRGFGQPTPFLAFRGSRAP, encoded by the exons ATGGGGCCCGCTGAGGAGCTGGTCCGGATTGCCAAGAAACTGGATAAGATGGTGGCCAGGAAGAGCACG GAAGGGGCACTGGATCTGCTCAAATCCCTTACTGGCTACACCATGAccatccagctgctccag ACCACACGGATTGGAGTGGCTGTGAACTCAGTGAGGAAACATTGCTCAGATGAAGAGGTGGTAGCCTCAGCCAAAATTCTCATCAAAAACTGGAAGCGGCTTCTGG AAtccaccaccacaaaaaaagagaaggatgcagataggaagaaggagaaggacacAGATGGAGACAAGGAGAAGAAGGGGCTGGATGTTTCCAGCTGCCCTAGTGAAGGGGTGAAGCACAGCAAGGATACAGCTGAGAAGCACAGGGAGAAGCACAAGGAGAG GAAGCCCAGCAAGTGTGACTCTCATGCCACCACCACCCAGGGCCACTCTGCCaattccagcctggagag AGAGTCCAGTGATGGCCGGAGCCCCACTGCGTCCTCCAAGAAATCACCTCTGGACGGCAAGAAAGAGAg GAGAGCCTCTACTGACTCCAGGTCCTcaaccttctcctcctcctcctcctcctcacagaaGAGACTGTCAGGGGAGAG gagagcctCTGTGGGCACCAGCCTCTCTCCAGCTCCCACCAGCTCCCAGAGAAACTCCAGTGACAGCAATGAGGAAAG GTGCCCCTGCAGAGCCAACAGCAGCAAGGTCAAAGCCGAGGTGCCACGAAGCCCCACCAGCCCCTCCTTCTCTGCCAGCccctgtttcctggccccctGCTATCTCACAGGGGACTCGGTGCGGGACAAGTGCATCGAGATGCTGACGGCTGCACTGCGCATGGATG ATGACTACAAGGAGTTCAGTGTCAACTGCGAGAAGATGGCATCGGAGATTGAAGACCATATC TTCCAGGAGCTGAAGAGCACAGACATGAAGTATCGCAACCGGGTGCGGAGCAGGATCAGCAACCTGAAGGACCCCAAGAACCCTGGTCTGCGGAGGAATGTGCTGTGTGGGGCCATCGAGCCCAGCCTCATCGCCCGCATGACTGCTGAG GAGATGGCCAGTGATGAGCTGAAGCAGCTGCGGAATGCCATGACCCAGGAGGCCATCCGGGAGCACCAGATGGCCAAGACAGGTGGCACTGTCACCGACCTTTTCCAGTGTGGCAAATGCAAGAAGAAGAACTGCACGTACAACCAG GTACAGACACGCAGCGCCGATGAGCCCATGACAACATTCGTGCTGTGCAATGAGTGTGGGAACCGCTGGAAGGTCTGTAACCATCTGGGGAGAGGCTTTGGGCAACCCACCCCTTTCCTAGCCTTCAGGGGTAGCAGAGCCCCCTGA